One window of Daphnia carinata strain CSIRO-1 chromosome 7, CSIRO_AGI_Dcar_HiC_V3, whole genome shotgun sequence genomic DNA carries:
- the LOC130699333 gene encoding liprin-alpha-2-like isoform X2, which translates to MWNMMCDVMPTITEDASQLSQRSSQLLSGEEGNLEQLMVSMLDERDRLVDSLRDAQDRMGELEARLADAEKERDCLQRQMAASLPQELASLTKELAQAREQLLEKDEEITELKAERNNTRLLLEHLECLVSRHERSLRMTVVKRQAANSAGVSSEVEVLKALKSLFEHHKALDEKVRERLRVALERTASLEEELTSTKEELQHLKNGSMSVTHTSTDGSGGSVGEGNTNEVAGATNGTSEVSAEASKMAELQTTLEKQSSELTVLQRRLLEAEEALRAAQRDAQRSQELQARLQRDLHEKSAQNQDQEERIATLEKRYLNAQRESTSLHDLNERLEQELRNKDAQLKLQEDRVRTMEEKLELADQKVTQLSKLPEVQHELTQVQERHGTAEDRIQRLESQLEEKSTEVAKLQQRLRINEEHNSRLSTTVDKLLQESNDRLQVHLKERMSALEEKNHLTQDLDKSRKCLEDSLKEKAEILKELNKSRLEMDGVRRQLLQQEIALNIQQTDELTRSLSPHPMETSFVDTRSLPRLPKARKGVRGMDEGDQWGLNSAPSPSMGLDSGRNCDMGDVRVSSRAMGDEDDEEELEDQDERDSPQEGGMMDPGHEYHHQGYLNDLGDLADLGAMLSPSSHTDAQTLALMLQEQLDAINQEIRLIQEEKENTEARAEELEYRVSSLDHLVANHVPVTSSGRSTPRVSGGSGGAGGTSSNHSPVVPANSSTGYNNNPNTSSSSSPSVAQLNAGSNTAASPQRDYLQKFHTIPRSRDINLYETLAEWSSGQAMGWAYTSASPESSLPNTQVSTPSFQYPSLSQGQLNESQMDSRSLRLDRIQQALAMTSDEMRRSSLGESIPSINSSQDSLAPVGLYQRPTGMPNAAESPSASSIQLQQQQQPQNQRSEQHKKKGIKSSLGKFFSSKKEKSGKSSKDSLSSTSGAMSPLASRSDEINARDTIASLSMGLNVDPEWGIPLSATPTPTGTPALGQKDFDRRIKRKHELLAEAMKAGTPFALWNGPTVVAWLELWVGMPPWYVAACRANVKSGAIMSALSDTEIQREIGISNPLHRLKLRLAIQEMVTLTSPSAPRTARTTLAFGDMNHTWVGHYWLPSLGLTQYRSAFMESLVDARMLDHLTKRELRGQLKMVDAFHRTSLQYGTLLLKRLNYDRRLLEERRRQADSDNESRDVLVWTNERVIRWVASIGLKEFANHLLESGVHGALLALDESFDSNAMGLALQIPTQNIQARQVVEREFSALLACITERTQDGSEFIAQQHTSTHLA; encoded by the exons ATGTGGAACATGATGTGTGATGTGATGCCTACTATTACGGAAGATGCCAGCCAACTATCACAAAGATCCTCTCAGTTGCTTTCTGGGGAAGAAGGAAACCTAGAACAGCTTATGGTCTCTATGCTAGATGAAAGAGACAGACTGGTAGACTCTTTACGGGATGCTCAG GACCGTATGGGAGAGCTAGAAGCTCGATTGGCAGACGCGGAAAAAGAACGGGATTGCCTTCAGCGCCAGATGGCCGCGTCTTTACCTCAG GAATTGGCATCGTTGACTAAAGAACTTGCCCAGGCTAGAGAACAGCTTCtagaaaaagatgaagaaatcACTGAACTCAAAGCTGAGCGCAACAACACCAGG CTTTTATTGGAACACCTGGAATGTTTAGTGTCTCGTCATGAACGATCTTTACGCATGACAGTAGTCAAACGACAAGCAGCGAATAGCGCAGGTGTTTCCTCTGAAGTCGAAGTTCTGAAAGCCCTCAAGTCGTTATTTGAGCATCATAAAGCCTTAGACGAAAAG GTTCGCGAACGATTACGAGTGGCATTAGAACGGACAGCCAGTCTTGAAGAGGAGCTAACATCCACCAAAGAAGAG TtgcaacatttaaaaaatgggtCAATGTCAGTGACACATACCAGCACGGATGGAAGCGGTGGGTCAGTTGGCGAAGGGAACACTAATGAAGTGGCAGGTGCAACAAATGGAACTTCAGAAGTTTCAGCCGAAGCTAGCAAGATGGCCGAATTGCAAACTACGTTAGAGAAGCAAAGTAGTGAATTGACAGTTTTACAACGGCGACTACTAGAGGCCGAGGAAGCTCTTCGTGCCGCTCAGAGGGATGCTCAGCGAAGCCAGGAATTACAAGCCCGACTTCAACGTGATTTGCACGAGAAGAGCGCACAAAATCAAGATCAG GAGGAACGCATTGCCACTTTAGAGAAGCGATACCTGAATGCCCAGCGCGAATCAACATCTCTTCATGACTTGAACGAAAGGTTGGAGCAAGAGCTGCGTAACAAAGATGCGCAACTTAAG TTGCAAGAGGACCGAGTTCGAACCATGGAAGAAAAACTGGAACTGGCCGACCAGAAAGTGACTCAACTGTCAAAGTTACCCGAAGTTCAACACGAACTAACTCAG GTCCAAGAGCGTCACGGTACGGCTGAGGATCGAATTCAAAGACTGGAAAGTCAATTAGAAGAGAAATCAACCGAAGTGGCTAAGTTGCAGCAACGATTGAGAATCAATGAAGAACACAATTCACGTCTCTCAACGACCGTTGATAAGCTGCTGCAAG AATCCAACGATCGGTTGCAAGTTCATCTCAAAGAACGCATGTCAGCGTTGGAAGAGAAAAACCATCTAACGCAAGATCTAGATAAGTCAAGAAAATGTCTGGAAGATTCTCTAAAAGAGAAG gcTGAAATTTTGAAAGAACTAAACAAATCACGCTTAGAGATGGATGGTGTTCGTCGCCAACTCCTTCAGCAAGAGATTGCGCTCAATATCCAACAAACAGACGAGTTGACACGATCACTCTCTCCCCACCCAATGGAAACGTCGTTCGTAGATACGCGTTCATTACCTCGTTTACCAAAAGCCCGCAAAGGTGTGCGTGGAATGGATGAAGGTGATCAATGGGGACTCAACAGTGCCCCTTCTCCATCCATGGGCTTAGATTCGGGGAGAAATTGCGATATGGGTGATGTTCGTGTTAGCAGCAGAGCAATGGGAgacgaagatgatgaagaagaacttGAGGACCAGGATGAAAGAGATAGTCCACAAGAAGGAGGGATGATGGACCCTGGCCATGAATATCATCATCAAGGCTACTTAAATGATCTCGGCGATCTTGCCGACCTGGGAGCAATGCTCTCTCCTTCCAGCCATACGGATGCCCAAACTCTGGCTCTGATGTTACAAGAGCAATTGGACGCCATCAACCAAGAAATTAG ATTGATACAagaggaaaaggaaaacacgGAAGCTCGAGCGGAAGAACTTGAGTATCGAGTAAGCAGCTTGGACCATTTGGTGGCCAATCACGTCCCTGTGACGAGCAGTGGTCGTTCGACACCGCGAGTAAGCGGTGGAAGTGGTGGAGCTGGTGGAACATCTTCCAATCACAGCCCAGTTGTTCCAGCGAATTCATCTACTGGATACAATAACAATCCGAATACCAGCAGTTCCTCTTCGCCATCAGTGGCCCAGTTAAACGCTGGTAGCAATACCGCAGCTTCACCTCAGCGTGACTACCTTCAGAAGTTTCACACG ATCCCCCGCAGCAGAGACATCAACCTGTACGAAACACTGGCTGAGTGGTCATCAGGACAAGCG ATGGGATGGGCCTATACTTCAGCGTCGCCGGAGAGTTCTCTGCCCAACACG CAAGTATCGACACCCTCGTTCCAGTACCCATCTCTCAGTCAGGGTCAACTCAATGAATCTCAGATGGATTCACGTTCACTTCGTCTGGATCGCATTCAACAAGCTCTGGCAATGACTTCTGATGAAATGCGAAG GAGCTCGTTAGGCGAAAGCATCCCTTCGATCAATTCTAGCCAAGATTCACTGGCTCCAGTTGGTCTGTATCAGAGGCCAACAGGCATGCCAAATGCTGCAGAATCTCCATCTGCGTCATCGATTCAActtcaacagcaacaacagccgcaGAATCAGCGCTCGGAAcaacataagaaaaaagggatCAAATCATCCcttggaaaatttttcagcagcaagaaggaaaaaagtgGCAAAAGCAGCAAAGACAGCCTTTCATCAACCA GTGGAGCCATGTCTCCTTTGGCAAGTCGAAGTGATGAAATCAATGCGAGAGATACGATCGCTTCCCTCAGCATGGGATTGAATGTCGATCCTGAATGGGGAATTCCATTATCAGCAACCCCAACTCCTACTGGAACACCTGCCCTGGGTCAGAAAGACTTTGATCGCCGAATCAAGCGCAA ACATGAACTGCTGGCGGAAGCCATGAAGGCCGGAACACCGTTCGCACTTTGGAACGGCCCTACAGTTGTGGCTTGGCTAGAATTATGGGTGGGTATGCCACCCTGGTACGTAGCAGCCTGCAGAGCCAATGTCAAATCAGGAGCCATCATGTCGGCACTCTCTGACACGGAAATCCAGCGGGAAATTGGCATTAG cAACCCACTACACCGGTTGAAGCTCCGATTGGCCATCCAGGAGATGGTGACTCTGACGTCGCCATCGGCGCCTCGTACGGCCCGAACCACGCTGGCCTTTGGTGACATGAATCACACATGGGTCGGGCACTATTGGCTTCCGTCCCTCGGTTTGACCCAATACCGATCGGCCTTCATGGAGTCGCTTGTGGATGCTCGTATGTTGGACCACCTGACAAAACGCGAGCTGCGCGGCCAGCTCAAGATGGTTGACGCCTTCCATCGGACCAGCCTTCAATATGGAACGCTGTTGCTAAAACGTCTAAACTATGACCGACGTCTTTTAGAAGAACGAAGACGACAGGCAGATAGTGACAATGAGAGTCGCGACGTTCTCGTTTGGACAAACGAACGAGTCATTCGCTGGGTGGCCTCCATCGGTCTCAAG GAATTCGCCAATCATTTACTCGAATCTGGAGTACATGGTGCCCTGTTGGCGCTGGATGAAAGTTTTGACAGTAATGCAATGGGATTGGCCTTACAAATTCCAACGCAAAATATCCAG GCGAGACAAGTAGTGGAGCGCGAGTTCAGCGCTCTTCTGGCCTGCATTACGGAGCGTACCCAGGACGGTTCCGAGTTCATTGCCCAGCAGCACACGTCCACACATTTGGCTTGA